From the Thermococcus sp. M39 genome, one window contains:
- a CDS encoding triphosphoribosyl-dephospho-CoA synthase — protein MERWKIIKAFTLGPLLEATIPKPGNVNRFKDFEDLTLYHFLFGNVAVVDILYEATEVGKLIRRGYYQLSEANIGEMIKRAVQNAKAVQDANPNFGIIALEIPLVIALVISRHIYDAREVVKRLIAHSTVRDTMEFYKAIRVANPKGIKSGVKYDVYDENVFDELFKDRINLKRLAEISCERELIFCEWINGYELSYKTFLRLKELTEEFNLEEAVLKAFIELLASTPDTLIIRKAGKAEAELVMRTAKEVLDGNLSIDELDKLLREKGDLRNPGSLADIMAIALSLLILDGYKLNL, from the coding sequence ATGGAGAGGTGGAAAATAATAAAAGCTTTCACACTTGGACCTTTACTAGAAGCTACAATCCCAAAACCCGGCAACGTAAATCGCTTTAAAGATTTCGAGGATTTAACCCTTTATCATTTTCTCTTTGGAAATGTGGCCGTTGTTGATATACTCTATGAAGCAACAGAAGTAGGCAAATTAATTAGGAGAGGATATTATCAGCTAAGTGAAGCTAATATAGGAGAAATGATAAAGAGGGCTGTCCAAAATGCAAAAGCTGTGCAAGATGCAAATCCCAATTTTGGCATAATAGCACTGGAGATTCCTCTCGTAATTGCTCTAGTTATTTCAAGACATATCTATGATGCCAGAGAAGTTGTAAAAAGATTGATTGCCCACTCAACAGTTAGAGACACAATGGAGTTCTATAAAGCCATAAGAGTTGCTAATCCTAAAGGAATAAAGAGTGGAGTTAAATATGATGTTTACGATGAGAATGTTTTTGATGAACTTTTTAAAGATAGGATTAACCTCAAGCGTTTAGCAGAAATTAGCTGTGAAAGGGAGCTAATCTTTTGTGAATGGATAAATGGTTATGAGCTTAGTTACAAAACATTCCTAAGACTCAAAGAGCTAACCGAAGAATTTAACCTCGAAGAAGCTGTTTTAAAGGCGTTTATCGAACTCCTAGCATCAACACCTGACACCCTTATTATCAGAAAAGCTGGAAAGGCTGAGGCTGAACTTGTAATGAGGACTGCAAAAGAAGTATTGGATGGAAATCTCAGCATTGACGAACTGGATAAATTACTAAGAGAAAAGGGAGATCTAAGGAATCCTGGGAGCTTGGCAGATATAATGGCAATTGCTTTGAGTTTGCTGATTCTTGATGGTTACAAACTTAATCTTTAA
- the thrC gene encoding threonine synthase has protein sequence MLRCTACGREYSLRKPYQRCECGEPLELELFEGFAGIGKSVWERFVQFFPFELDLDLSLGEGDTPLIRARKLSKKLGIQLYLKNETVNPTWSFKDRGTFLGTHRALQLDFDKVGTVSTGNMATSVAAYASRAGLKAYILVSSNIAEEKLKQIAVYGAEVIKVRGDYGKLYYESLKLGQKLGIYFINSDDPFRIEGYKSISFEIVEEMMPDYVVVPTSSGGLIRGIIKGFLELKKSELIDRLPTFVCVQAEGCSPIYKAFIEGKEKIERFENPHTIAHAIENPYPPSGNAVLMLLRKLNGICVAVSDEEILKAQRMLAQEGIFVQPASATGIAAVKKLREEGRIKEDEKIVSVLTGAGLKTLHQLGGFEVKEFEMEKLEELV, from the coding sequence ATGCTTAGATGTACAGCTTGTGGTAGAGAATATTCTTTGAGAAAGCCATATCAGAGGTGTGAATGTGGAGAGCCTTTAGAGCTTGAGCTTTTTGAAGGCTTTGCTGGAATCGGGAAAAGTGTTTGGGAGCGCTTTGTTCAGTTCTTTCCTTTTGAACTTGACTTGGATTTAAGTCTCGGGGAGGGGGATACTCCACTTATAAGAGCAAGAAAACTCTCAAAAAAGCTTGGAATTCAGCTTTATTTAAAAAACGAAACTGTTAATCCAACTTGGAGCTTTAAGGATAGGGGGACGTTTTTAGGAACCCATAGGGCTTTACAGCTAGACTTTGACAAAGTTGGGACTGTTTCAACGGGCAATATGGCTACAAGTGTTGCAGCTTATGCATCGAGAGCAGGGTTGAAGGCTTACATTCTCGTCTCTTCAAATATAGCAGAAGAAAAGCTCAAGCAGATTGCTGTTTATGGAGCTGAGGTTATAAAAGTTAGGGGTGATTATGGAAAGCTCTACTATGAAAGCCTTAAGCTTGGACAAAAACTAGGCATTTACTTCATAAATTCTGACGATCCATTTCGTATAGAGGGATATAAGAGTATAAGCTTTGAGATTGTGGAAGAGATGATGCCAGATTACGTTGTAGTTCCAACAAGCTCTGGTGGACTGATTAGAGGAATCATAAAGGGCTTCCTTGAGCTCAAAAAGAGTGAGCTTATTGATAGGCTGCCTACATTTGTTTGTGTCCAAGCTGAAGGTTGTTCACCGATTTACAAAGCTTTCATTGAAGGGAAAGAAAAAATTGAAAGATTTGAAAATCCGCACACAATAGCGCATGCAATTGAAAATCCATATCCGCCGAGCGGAAACGCTGTGCTGATGCTTTTGAGAAAGCTCAACGGCATCTGTGTTGCTGTTAGCGATGAGGAAATCCTTAAAGCTCAGAGAATGCTCGCTCAAGAGGGTATATTTGTCCAGCCAGCTTCTGCAACTGGTATAGCGGCTGTGAAAAAGCTCAGAGAAGAAGGCAGAATCAAGGAAGACGAAAAGATTGTGAGCGTACTAACGGGAGCTGGACTCAAAACACTGCATCAGTTGGGAGGATTTGAAGTTAAAGAATTTGAAATGGAAAAGCTGGAAGAGTTGGTATGA
- a CDS encoding OsmC family protein, with translation MIMGKVKWLGDEKFEASVEEGGKIIFGEKGIFPMKTLLLAVAGCTAIDVVMILQKMREPIEGLEVEISGERREEHPRIYKKVNIHYKIYGNVRPEKAKRAIELSQNKYCSASAHLKLSGTEVTYTFEVINE, from the coding sequence ATGATAATGGGAAAAGTTAAGTGGCTTGGAGATGAAAAATTTGAAGCAAGTGTTGAAGAGGGAGGAAAGATAATCTTTGGCGAAAAGGGCATTTTTCCCATGAAGACTCTCCTCTTGGCTGTTGCCGGATGTACAGCTATTGATGTTGTCATGATTCTCCAAAAGATGAGAGAGCCAATCGAGGGACTTGAAGTTGAGATAAGCGGGGAAAGGAGAGAAGAACATCCAAGGATTTACAAAAAGGTTAACATCCACTATAAAATCTATGGAAATGTAAGGCCAGAGAAGGCTAAGCGAGCAATAGAACTCAGTCAAAACAAATATTGCTCAGCCTCAGCCCATTTGAAGCTCAGTGGAACTGAGGTTACATACACATTTGAGGTCATCAATGAATGA
- a CDS encoding cyclic 2,3-diphosphoglycerate synthase — protein sequence MTEKKKKRVIILGAAGRDFHNFNVFFRNNPDYEVVAFTATQIPDIEGRIYPPELAGPLYPNGIPIWSEDDLEKIIKEHNIDIAVFAYSDVSHEHVMHLASRVHAAGADFWLLGPKSTMLKSSKPVIAVTAVRTGCGKSQTSRKVAKILKDLGYKVAVIRHPMPYGDLRKQIVQRFATYEDLDKYECTIEEREEYEPHIDYGHVVYAGVDYEKILREAEKEADIILWDGGNNDFPFYEPDLWIVVADPHRPGHELKYHPGETNFRAADVIIINKIETAYPENVQKVRENIEKVNPNAIVIEAASPIFVDKPELIKGKRVLVVEDGPTLTHGGMKYGAGYVAAKKFGAKEIIDPRPYAVGSIVETYKKYPHLDVILPAMGYSPKQIKELEETINRADADVVVIGTPIDLRRILNINKPAVRVRYELEEIGQPKLYDILKDFVEKCEKLKKKE from the coding sequence ATGACTGAGAAAAAGAAGAAGAGAGTTATTATTCTGGGTGCTGCTGGAAGAGACTTCCACAACTTCAACGTCTTCTTTAGGAACAACCCTGATTATGAAGTCGTTGCATTTACAGCTACCCAGATTCCAGATATTGAGGGTAGAATTTACCCACCAGAATTAGCTGGTCCACTTTATCCAAATGGAATTCCAATCTGGAGCGAGGATGATTTAGAGAAAATCATCAAAGAGCACAACATTGATATTGCAGTCTTCGCTTACTCTGACGTATCACATGAGCACGTTATGCACTTAGCATCAAGAGTTCATGCTGCTGGGGCTGACTTCTGGCTCTTAGGACCTAAGAGCACAATGCTCAAGTCAAGCAAACCAGTTATAGCTGTTACAGCTGTTAGAACGGGCTGTGGAAAGAGCCAGACCTCAAGAAAAGTTGCCAAGATTCTCAAGGACTTAGGCTACAAGGTTGCTGTCATAAGACACCCAATGCCTTATGGTGACTTGAGGAAGCAAATTGTCCAGAGATTCGCAACCTATGAAGACCTCGACAAGTATGAATGTACAATAGAGGAGAGAGAGGAGTATGAGCCACACATTGACTATGGTCATGTAGTTTATGCTGGTGTTGACTATGAGAAGATTCTCAGAGAGGCAGAGAAAGAAGCCGATATAATCCTCTGGGATGGAGGAAACAACGACTTCCCATTCTACGAGCCAGACCTTTGGATTGTTGTAGCTGACCCGCACAGACCCGGACACGAGCTCAAGTACCACCCAGGTGAGACCAACTTCAGAGCTGCTGATGTCATAATCATCAACAAGATTGAGACAGCTTACCCCGAGAACGTGCAGAAGGTCAGAGAGAACATCGAGAAAGTCAATCCAAACGCTATTGTTATTGAAGCAGCGTCACCAATCTTCGTTGACAAGCCAGAATTAATTAAGGGCAAGAGAGTTCTTGTTGTTGAAGATGGTCCAACACTCACACACGGCGGCATGAAGTACGGTGCTGGTTATGTTGCTGCCAAGAAGTTCGGTGCTAAGGAAATCATTGACCCAAGACCATATGCAGTTGGTTCAATAGTTGAGACTTACAAGAAGTATCCACACTTAGATGTCATTCTCCCAGCAATGGGATACAGTCCAAAGCAGATAAAGGAGCTTGAAGAAACTATCAACAGAGCAGATGCTGATGTCGTCGTCATTGGAACACCAATTGACTTGAGAAGAATCCTAAACATCAACAAGCCAGCCGTCAGAGTCCGCTATGAGCTCGAGGAAATTGGGCAGCCAAAGCTCTACGACATCCTCAAAGACTTCGTCGAGAAGTGCGAGAAGCTCAAGAAGAAAGAGTGA
- a CDS encoding family 4A encapsulin nanocompartment shell protein produces MRGELIRVLSAVEEKANELKMDGFEPDIVLFGKEAYEFLKAQVDEEFGGDEKVTEISGLKVKLLEELGKDAVVIDSKMLGVGLGGAKRIRVIKD; encoded by the coding sequence ATGAGAGGAGAGCTGATTAGGGTTTTAAGTGCAGTTGAAGAAAAGGCCAACGAGCTCAAGATGGACGGTTTTGAGCCAGATATTGTTCTCTTTGGAAAAGAGGCTTATGAGTTCTTAAAGGCTCAAGTTGATGAGGAATTTGGTGGAGATGAAAAGGTCACAGAGATTTCAGGCTTAAAGGTAAAACTCCTTGAAGAGCTTGGCAAAGATGCTGTTGTTATAGACTCCAAAATGCTTGGAGTTGGACTGGGAGGAGCAAAGAGGATAAGGGTAATTAAAGATTAA
- a CDS encoding Lrp/AsnC family transcriptional regulator: protein MRATLDETDKKILGILQKNSRTPLREISKAVGLAESTIYERIKKLKENGVIKKFTVILDPEALGFTMLSFILIKAKAGKYAHVAKELVKYPEIVEIYETTGDYDMIVKIRTRGSEELNEFLDRIGEIEGVEATHTMVVLKVHKETTELPL from the coding sequence GTGAGAGCTACTTTAGATGAAACCGACAAAAAAATTTTAGGAATACTTCAAAAGAACAGCCGGACCCCTCTAAGGGAGATTTCTAAGGCTGTCGGATTGGCCGAATCAACTATTTATGAGAGGATAAAGAAGCTTAAAGAAAACGGCGTAATTAAAAAGTTCACCGTTATCCTTGACCCAGAAGCCCTCGGATTTACAATGTTGTCATTTATTTTGATTAAAGCAAAAGCTGGAAAATATGCCCACGTTGCTAAGGAGCTCGTTAAGTACCCCGAAATTGTTGAAATTTATGAGACTACAGGAGATTACGACATGATAGTTAAGATTAGAACAAGAGGCAGCGAAGAGCTGAATGAATTCCTTGATAGGATTGGGGAAATTGAGGGAGTTGAAGCAACCCACACAATGGTGGTTCTCAAAGTTCATAAAGAAACAACTGAATTACCACTCTAA
- a CDS encoding PspC domain-containing protein, with the protein MKKRLYRAKDERIFLGVLGGIAKYLDVDPTVVRIIYIVLLFLAPVTAILLYFVLALIMPEEPGEEISLDKLPEKAEKIAKEIDETLTQAFSSKKPVSTTKGDNEKILALILIILGGVLILRKITPFMWYLQGDILLAVLLLLFGIYLLVRG; encoded by the coding sequence ATGAAGAAGAGACTTTATCGTGCAAAGGATGAGAGGATATTTTTGGGTGTTTTAGGAGGAATAGCAAAGTACCTTGATGTTGACCCTACAGTTGTGAGGATAATCTACATAGTCCTACTCTTTTTGGCTCCTGTAACAGCAATACTGCTCTACTTCGTTCTAGCTCTCATAATGCCGGAAGAACCTGGGGAAGAGATATCTCTTGATAAGCTCCCCGAAAAAGCTGAAAAGATAGCAAAAGAAATTGATGAAACCTTAACACAAGCATTTAGCTCCAAAAAACCAGTATCAACGACTAAAGGTGACAATGAAAAGATCCTTGCGTTGATTTTGATAATTCTTGGAGGAGTTTTAATTTTAAGAAAGATCACTCCCTTCATGTGGTATCTTCAAGGGGACATTCTTTTGGCAGTGCTGTTGCTCTTATTTGGAATATACCTGCTGGTGAGGGGGTGA
- a CDS encoding gamma-glutamyl-gamma-aminobutyrate hydrolase family protein: MKPIIGIVAQFDWETGALTINDMYVKRIKKAGGIPVAIPPLVGITDVLEAIDGLIFPEGPDIHPKYYGGELTTKIRSLDVQRDEFELTLIKAALERNLPLLGIGRGAQALNVALGGSLYQDVVSEIPKAIKHDWTSGGKFLVHPSCKVHEVRIKTNSMLFEILKEKLNIEGTNEVFIGVNSFHHQAIKKLGEGIKPVAYADDGIIEGIEIPEKFAIGVQWLAEYLDEMQPLFDALVEKALEYKKSKIKEEIREEIRRQESETGKAAEKIVEEIIEELSESHRT; the protein is encoded by the coding sequence ATGAAACCTATAATAGGCATTGTTGCTCAGTTTGATTGGGAAACTGGTGCTCTGACAATAAATGACATGTACGTCAAAAGAATTAAAAAGGCTGGGGGAATTCCAGTTGCAATTCCTCCTCTTGTTGGAATAACAGACGTTCTTGAGGCTATAGACGGCCTAATTTTCCCAGAGGGTCCAGATATACACCCTAAATACTACGGAGGCGAGCTGACGACGAAAATAAGAAGTCTAGATGTGCAGAGGGATGAGTTTGAGTTAACATTAATAAAAGCTGCTCTTGAGAGAAATCTACCCCTTTTAGGTATTGGAAGAGGTGCTCAAGCGTTAAACGTTGCTCTTGGAGGCAGCCTATATCAAGATGTCGTTAGCGAAATTCCAAAAGCAATAAAGCATGACTGGACAAGCGGTGGCAAATTTTTAGTGCATCCCAGCTGCAAAGTCCATGAAGTCAGGATAAAAACTAACTCAATGCTGTTTGAGATTCTAAAGGAAAAATTAAACATTGAAGGGACAAATGAGGTATTTATCGGCGTTAACAGCTTCCATCATCAAGCCATCAAAAAGCTTGGCGAAGGCATTAAACCCGTTGCCTATGCTGACGATGGCATAATTGAAGGTATTGAGATTCCAGAAAAATTCGCTATCGGCGTCCAGTGGCTTGCGGAATATCTGGATGAAATGCAGCCCCTCTTTGATGCACTAGTTGAAAAAGCACTTGAATACAAGAAGAGCAAAATTAAAGAAGAAATAAGAGAGGAAATTAGGAGACAAGAGAGCGAGACAGGAAAAGCTGCGGAAAAGATAGTTGAGGAAATCATAGAGGAACTAAGTGAGAGCCATCGCACGTAG
- a CDS encoding radical SAM protein gives MYIRPFDPWKSKLCTCPFKYTLNVYTGCDHACVYCYITAYIPKAFKVRIKENLLPTLERELRKFDKRFIISLSYSSDPYPTIERQFGITRKVLQLFKRYNMRCMILTKSDIFERDLDILRELKCAVGITVTTIDEEKAKALEPNAPSPKDRIRALKRAKDSGIPVYARIDPIIPFYTWEDFEETVNALSFVSHITVSTLKLRADSWKRMKAKFPALMKKLEPLYRKGEKIGGYSYLPKDFRMKILEEARRIIEEKGISFGSCREGYYSYPTCDGSHLVPL, from the coding sequence ATGTATATAAGGCCGTTTGACCCCTGGAAATCGAAGCTCTGCACATGTCCTTTCAAATACACGCTAAACGTTTATACTGGTTGCGACCATGCCTGTGTCTACTGCTACATAACCGCTTATATTCCCAAAGCTTTTAAGGTTAGAATTAAAGAAAATCTTCTTCCTACACTAGAAAGGGAGCTCAGAAAATTTGATAAAAGGTTCATAATTTCGCTCTCATACTCTTCTGATCCATACCCAACGATTGAGAGGCAATTTGGCATTACACGAAAAGTTCTACAGCTCTTCAAAAGATACAACATGAGGTGCATGATCTTAACAAAATCAGATATTTTTGAGCGTGATTTGGACATTCTAAGAGAACTCAAATGTGCTGTTGGCATAACCGTGACGACAATAGATGAAGAAAAAGCTAAGGCATTAGAGCCAAATGCTCCCTCACCTAAAGACAGAATAAGAGCTCTAAAAAGAGCAAAAGATAGTGGAATTCCAGTTTATGCAAGGATAGACCCGATAATACCCTTTTACACATGGGAAGACTTTGAGGAAACCGTCAATGCATTAAGCTTTGTCTCCCATATAACAGTTTCAACTCTGAAGCTCAGAGCAGATTCATGGAAAAGAATGAAAGCGAAGTTTCCAGCACTCATGAAGAAGCTTGAGCCACTGTATAGAAAAGGAGAAAAAATTGGTGGCTATTCCTACTTGCCCAAAGACTTCAGAATGAAAATCTTGGAGGAGGCAAGAAGAATCATTGAAGAGAAAGGGATTTCCTTTGGCTCATGTAGAGAAGGCTACTATTCTTATCCTACGTGCGATGGCTCTCACTTAGTTCCTCTATGA
- the pfpI gene encoding deglycase PfpI — MKVLFLSADDFEDIELIYPLHRIKEEGHEVFVASNKKDYITGKHGYKVKVDLTFDEVDPDEFDALVLPGGKAPERVRINEKAVAIARKMFNDGKPVATICHGPQILISAGVLKGRKGTCVITIKDDLINAGAEFIDKEVVVDGNWVSSRHPGDLYAWMREFVKLLK; from the coding sequence GTGAAAGTGTTGTTTTTGAGTGCAGATGATTTTGAAGATATTGAGCTGATTTACCCGCTTCACCGTATAAAGGAGGAAGGTCATGAAGTGTTTGTAGCAAGCAACAAGAAGGATTACATAACTGGAAAGCACGGCTACAAAGTTAAGGTTGATTTAACTTTTGATGAAGTTGACCCGGACGAATTCGACGCTCTTGTTCTCCCAGGAGGAAAAGCACCAGAGAGAGTCAGGATTAATGAAAAAGCTGTGGCAATAGCAAGAAAGATGTTCAATGATGGAAAGCCAGTGGCGACAATATGTCATGGGCCTCAAATTCTAATCTCAGCTGGTGTTCTAAAAGGCAGAAAGGGAACATGCGTAATAACAATTAAAGACGATTTGATAAACGCCGGTGCAGAGTTTATCGACAAAGAAGTTGTCGTCGATGGAAATTGGGTAAGCTCAAGGCACCCTGGTGACCTATACGCCTGGATGAGGGAGTTTGTTAAGCTACTAAAGTGA
- a CDS encoding GTP-binding protein → MPTNVTAEYLAAEEEYRNARTIAEKIRALEKMYATVPKHKGTEKLRLQIKRRLAELRKELEKQQSLKKGGGYSFSVKKEGAAQIVLAGLPNVGKSSLLRQLTGVDTDVADYPFTTVEPIPGMMKHKDVQIQIVEVPGLVEGAALGKGMGTQLLAVIRNADAIAIVIDLSQDPIKQMEIILKEFERAGIKLNKRRPRIEIKKMPYGGIIINGQENIKGDIEEVMRMLREEKIHSAEITVKEPVTLEEFADALDDSLVWRRAIIIANKGDAPGSKENYEKLVKAYGDRFKIVPVSATKGINIEKLKDALYDLAGIIRIFTKSPGEEPAYPPIALKKGATVLDVAKRIHKDFAKNFKYARVWGKSVKFPGQRVGADHVLEDGDIVEIHAR, encoded by the coding sequence ATGCCGACTAATGTTACAGCAGAGTACTTAGCAGCCGAGGAAGAATATAGGAACGCGAGGACAATTGCAGAGAAAATTAGGGCACTTGAAAAAATGTATGCAACTGTTCCAAAGCACAAAGGAACAGAAAAGCTCAGACTCCAAATAAAACGAAGATTAGCAGAGCTTAGAAAGGAACTTGAAAAGCAGCAGAGCTTAAAGAAGGGAGGAGGGTATTCTTTTAGTGTCAAAAAGGAGGGCGCAGCCCAGATAGTCCTCGCTGGTCTTCCAAACGTGGGTAAATCCTCTCTTCTAAGGCAGCTTACTGGAGTAGATACTGATGTTGCCGATTATCCGTTCACAACCGTTGAGCCCATTCCGGGAATGATGAAACACAAAGACGTTCAAATCCAGATAGTTGAGGTTCCGGGTTTAGTTGAGGGTGCAGCATTAGGGAAAGGAATGGGGACTCAGCTTTTAGCTGTGATTAGGAATGCCGATGCAATTGCCATTGTTATTGACCTCTCACAGGATCCTATCAAGCAGATGGAAATAATTTTGAAAGAGTTTGAAAGAGCTGGAATAAAACTCAACAAGAGAAGACCCAGAATCGAAATCAAGAAGATGCCCTATGGGGGAATTATAATTAACGGGCAGGAGAACATCAAGGGCGACATTGAGGAAGTTATGAGGATGCTCCGTGAGGAGAAAATCCATTCAGCTGAGATAACCGTTAAAGAGCCTGTAACCCTTGAAGAGTTTGCTGATGCTTTAGATGATAGCTTGGTTTGGAGGAGAGCCATCATTATCGCAAACAAGGGCGATGCTCCGGGAAGCAAAGAGAATTATGAAAAATTGGTCAAGGCCTATGGAGACCGCTTTAAGATAGTCCCGGTTTCAGCGACGAAGGGAATAAATATTGAGAAGCTTAAGGATGCGCTTTATGATCTAGCCGGAATAATTAGGATTTTCACTAAATCACCAGGAGAGGAGCCAGCTTATCCCCCAATTGCCCTTAAAAAAGGCGCGACCGTTTTGGATGTTGCAAAGAGAATCCATAAGGACTTTGCTAAGAACTTCAAATATGCGAGGGTGTGGGGCAAGAGCGTAAAGTTCCCAGGGCAGAGGGTCGGAGCAGACCATGTATTAGAGGATGGTGACATTGTTGAAATTCATGCCCGATGA